A section of the Halopiger aswanensis genome encodes:
- a CDS encoding precorrin-2 dehydrogenase/sirohydrochlorin ferrochelatase family protein yields MIPLLHDFTDETVLVVGGGPVGARKARRFAREAAVVVVSPDFADREFGEVDLIRAAPDPDEVDGWLERTDPALVVAATDDEAVNDALEAAARDRGILINRADRAGERDAGSVVVPATVREDPVVVSISTGGTAPALSKYLRQELEETLAGAGEMAALCDELRSALKSQDVAPKRRREIVTDVVNSPDVWTALRSGDSNTRQVIEDVLGDELPPSGGERA; encoded by the coding sequence ATGATCCCACTCCTGCACGATTTCACCGACGAAACGGTCCTCGTCGTCGGCGGCGGTCCCGTCGGCGCGCGAAAGGCCCGCCGATTCGCCCGCGAAGCCGCGGTCGTCGTGGTGAGCCCCGACTTCGCGGACCGGGAGTTCGGTGAGGTCGACCTGATCCGTGCCGCCCCCGACCCCGACGAGGTCGACGGCTGGCTCGAGCGCACCGACCCCGCGCTGGTCGTCGCCGCGACGGACGACGAGGCCGTCAACGACGCCCTCGAGGCGGCGGCTCGAGACCGGGGCATCCTCATCAATCGCGCGGATCGGGCCGGCGAGCGCGACGCGGGGAGCGTCGTCGTTCCCGCGACCGTCCGCGAGGACCCGGTCGTCGTCTCGATCTCGACCGGCGGGACGGCGCCTGCACTGAGCAAGTATCTGCGCCAGGAACTCGAGGAGACGCTGGCCGGCGCCGGCGAGATGGCAGCACTCTGCGATGAACTACGATCGGCGCTCAAATCGCAGGACGTCGCGCCGAAACGGCGCCGCGAGATCGTCACGGATGTCGTCAATTCTCCGGACGTTTGGACAGCTTTACGTAGTGGCGATTCCAATACTCGTCAAGTGATTGAGGACGTGCTCGGCGACGAACTACCACCATCCGGAGGTGAGCGTGCGTGA